The sequence CCGCGTACGCGCAGGGCCCGCTCCTCCCACGACAACGCCACGGTCCACCTCCACGATTGACGAACGGGACCAGCATGGCCGAACCCCATGCACCCCGCCTCCTCCTTACGGATATCCGCGCCCACCCGAATTCGGACGAAAGGTTGATGACCCGCGCCACAGGATGAGGCCATGATGGGCCAGTGACGGACCGAGCCCCCACATCAGTCGAGGCACTCGAGCAGCTCCAACTGGTGATGGAGGCTGCTCCCAACGCCATGCTGGTGGCCAACTCCCGCGGCGAGATCGTGGTGGCCAACGCCGAAGCATGCCGTTCCTTCGGCTACACCTCCCACGAGTTGCTCGTCCTGAAGGTCGACGACCTGGTGCCGGCCGCCAGCCGCGGTCACCACGCCGAGCTCCGGGACCGCTTTTTCGACGAACCGCAGCGCCGCGGGATGGGCGCCGGCCGCGATCTCCACGGTGTACGCAAGGACGGCAGCGCGATCCCGGTCGAGATCGGCCTGAACCCGATCCTGATCGCCGGCGAGACGCACGTACTTGCCTCCATCATCGACATCACCGAGCGGCTCTACGAGCAGACCGCTGCCGAGGACAGCCGCCGGGCGGCACTGGTACGCAGCATCCTGACGACGCTCCCGATGTCGGTCATCGCGACCGACCAGGACGGCCTGATCCTGTCTGCGAACCCGGCGACGGAGAGGATGCTCGGCTACGGGCCGGGCGAGCTCGTCGGCCGCAACCTCAGTGAGGTCGACGGGATCGAGCGACGACGTTCGGTAAGCGGCACAGCGGCCGCCACGGACATCGCGCACCCTGCCGAACGCGTCTATCGACGACGCGACGGCGAGACGCTGCCCGTGGACGAGGAGGTCGTGATCCTCCGCGATGAGCAGGGTGACGAACGCGGCTACCTCGCCGTTGCGTACGACATCACGCAGCGCATCCAGAGTCGCGAACGGGTCCAGCACATGCTCCGGCACGACCCGCTCACCGACCTTCCCAACCGTCTGGAGCTGCTCAGCCAGCTCAACCGGATCCTCGAGCAGGCCACGTACGACGGGACCCAGGCCGCCCTCCTCCTTCTCGACCTCGACCACTTCAAACGTGTCAATGACACCCTCGGCCACGATGTCGGCGACGATCTTCTGCAACAGGTGGCCCAACGTCTGATGCGGTGGGTACGCGCCGACGACATCGTCGCGCGACTGGGCGGCGACGAGTTCGTGATCGTGTTGACCGGCCTGGCACCCGACGTAGATCTCTCCCTGCGACTGGCGAGCCTGCGGGGGTTACTGCTCGCGCCCATCACTGTGCGCGGGTACGAGATGGCGGTGACCGCCAGCGTCGGCGGCGCGACCTTCCCGATCGACGGTCGCTCGGCGGCGACCCTGCTGCGGCACGCGGACGCTGCGATGTACCGGGCGAAGGCTTCCGGACGCGACACGCTGCAATGGTTCGACGACTCGATGGTCGAGGAGTTCAACGAGAAACTGGAACTCTCCGGGGCGCTTCGCCAGGCACTGGGCGACGGAGAACTCTTCGTCGTCTACCAGCCACAGTACAGCCTGCACGACGGCTGCCTCACCGGGTTCGAGGCGCTCGCCCGCTGGAAGAGCCCCACCTTCGGTCTGGTCTCCCCCGACCGATTCATCCCGGTGGCCGAGGACAGTGGGCTGATCCTGACCCTGGGTGAATGGGTAGTCCGCCAGGCCAGCAAGGACATCGTCCGGCTGCAGCACCAACTCGGCATCCCGCTCCAGGTCGCGGTCAACATGTCTCCCCGCCAACTGCGCGGACGCAACTGGCTCGCCCAGATCCTCGCCGCCCTCAACGACGCCGGCCTCCAGCCGTCCCAGCTCGCTCTGGAGATCACCGAAGGCATCCTGTTGGAGGACCAGCGTGACGTCATCGAGGCACTCAAGGCGCTGCGCGAGGAAGGCATCAAGGTCGTCGTCGACGACTTCGGCCGCGGCTATTCGAGCCTGGCGTACCTGACCCGGTTCCCGGTCGACAAGATCAAGATCGACCGGTTCTTCATCGAACCGATCGGCGTCGACCCCGATGCGGGCCCTGTCGTCGACGCGATCATCGCGATCGCGCATGCGCTGAACATGGAGGTCGTGGCCGAAGGCGTGGAGACCGCCGAGCAGGAGACGTACCTGCGTGAACACGGCTGCGATCAGGTCCAGGGATTCCGCTACAGCGAAGGCGTTTCGGCGGCAGAGGCAGCGGCCGCTCCGCTTCTCATGCCCCAACTGATCTGACGTCGGAAAACAGAAATCGCCGGCCAGGAACAGTGTCCTGACCGGCGATCTCGCCGGTGGAGGTGAGGGGACTCGAACCCCTGACCCCCTGCATGCCATGCAGGTGCGCTACCAGCTGCGCCACACCCCCGCTGGTGTTGTCCCGGAATGATCAGGCCCCGGGCAACGAGAAGAAACCTTAGCGGAGCCCTCCCGTACCAGTGAAATCAGCGGCCGGGTGTCACGTCATCCGGCAGCGTGATCGCCGGGCAGTCCCGCCACAACCGCTCGAGCGCGTAGAACTGACGCTCCTCCTCGTGCTGCACATGCACCACGATGTCGCCGTAGTCCAGGAGCACCCAACGTCCCTCGCGGGCGCCTTCACGGCGGATCGGCTTGACACCGACCTCGCGCAGCTTGTCCTCGATCTCGTCGACGATGGAGGAGACCTGACGCTCGTTGCTGGCTGATGCCAACAGGAAGGCGTCGGTGATCGCCAGCTGCTCGCTGACGTCGAACGC comes from Nocardioides baekrokdamisoli and encodes:
- a CDS encoding putative bifunctional diguanylate cyclase/phosphodiesterase — its product is MTDRAPTSVEALEQLQLVMEAAPNAMLVANSRGEIVVANAEACRSFGYTSHELLVLKVDDLVPAASRGHHAELRDRFFDEPQRRGMGAGRDLHGVRKDGSAIPVEIGLNPILIAGETHVLASIIDITERLYEQTAAEDSRRAALVRSILTTLPMSVIATDQDGLILSANPATERMLGYGPGELVGRNLSEVDGIERRRSVSGTAAATDIAHPAERVYRRRDGETLPVDEEVVILRDEQGDERGYLAVAYDITQRIQSRERVQHMLRHDPLTDLPNRLELLSQLNRILEQATYDGTQAALLLLDLDHFKRVNDTLGHDVGDDLLQQVAQRLMRWVRADDIVARLGGDEFVIVLTGLAPDVDLSLRLASLRGLLLAPITVRGYEMAVTASVGGATFPIDGRSAATLLRHADAAMYRAKASGRDTLQWFDDSMVEEFNEKLELSGALRQALGDGELFVVYQPQYSLHDGCLTGFEALARWKSPTFGLVSPDRFIPVAEDSGLILTLGEWVVRQASKDIVRLQHQLGIPLQVAVNMSPRQLRGRNWLAQILAALNDAGLQPSQLALEITEGILLEDQRDVIEALKALREEGIKVVVDDFGRGYSSLAYLTRFPVDKIKIDRFFIEPIGVDPDAGPVVDAIIAIAHALNMEVVAEGVETAEQETYLREHGCDQVQGFRYSEGVSAAEAAAAPLLMPQLI
- the rsfS gene encoding ribosome silencing factor, translated to MTANEHSLQLIEVAARAASNKLATQILAFDVSEQLAITDAFLLASASNERQVSSIVDEIEDKLREVGVKPIRREGAREGRWVLLDYGDIVVHVQHEEERQFYALERLWRDCPAITLPDDVTPGR